In Marinitoga sp. 38H-ov, the following proteins share a genomic window:
- a CDS encoding transposase codes for MSDFDLEGLKNIHRDIIKTVIKNKVFRNGTLGGLKVVAIDGVELFESTKKCCEKCLSRKHRDGITHYFHRAVICSTVGSDPHIILGAEMLEPKIDSSDKDEGEITGAKRLINNLYKKYHHFADIIVADALFCKSTWIKEVLSIGMNTVVRVKDERLHIVKDALALFKCREANKEWIVKQGNEKYTKIKAWDEDNFEMADATVKVRFIRFVEEIHTGDKIEINEAWIITTDKFTSSQTLWEIMHKRWDIENNAFHQLKTEWHLDHCFLHSPTGVETVLMFIIIAFNLMQLYFFRCIRGFRKKRMLQIKLLKI; via the coding sequence TTGAGTGATTTTGATTTAGAAGGGTTAAAAAATATTCATAGAGATATAATTAAAACTGTCATTAAAAACAAAGTATTTCGAAATGGGACTTTAGGTGGATTAAAAGTAGTTGCTATAGATGGTGTAGAGTTGTTTGAAAGTACTAAAAAATGTTGTGAAAAATGCCTTTCACGAAAACATAGGGATGGTATCACACATTATTTCCATAGAGCTGTAATTTGTTCAACAGTAGGCTCTGATCCACATATTATATTAGGTGCAGAAATGCTTGAGCCTAAGATTGACAGTTCAGATAAAGATGAAGGTGAAATTACAGGAGCAAAAAGACTAATTAACAATTTATATAAGAAATATCATCATTTTGCAGATATAATAGTAGCTGATGCCTTATTTTGTAAATCTACATGGATAAAAGAAGTTCTATCTATAGGAATGAATACCGTAGTAAGGGTTAAGGATGAAAGACTTCATATTGTAAAGGACGCATTAGCATTATTTAAGTGCCGTGAAGCTAATAAAGAATGGATTGTAAAACAAGGGAATGAAAAATATACCAAAATTAAAGCTTGGGATGAAGATAATTTTGAAATGGCTGATGCAACTGTTAAAGTTAGATTTATAAGGTTTGTAGAAGAAATACATACTGGAGATAAAATAGAAATTAATGAAGCTTGGATTATAACAACAGATAAATTTACTTCATCACAAACTTTATGGGAAATAATGCACAAGAGATGGGATATTGAAAACAATGCTTTTCATCAACTTAAAACAGAATGGCATTTAGACCATTGCTTTCTTCATAGCCCTACGGGAGTAGAAACAGTGCTAATGTTTATAATTATAGCATTTAATCTTATGCAGTTATATTTTTTTAGATGTATTAGAGGTTTTAGAAAGAAACGAATGCTTCAAATAAAATTATTGAAGATATAA